The Thermococcus eurythermalis genomic sequence CGACCGCGTACCAGATGCCTTCAAGGTTCGTGTGCTCGCGCCACACTTTGCCGATGTAACGGTCGAAGAGCTTCCTCATCTCGTTGTGGACCCACGTCATGGTGTGAACTCCGTTGGTGATGCCCTCTATTGGTATCTCGTCGAGCGGGACTCCCGGCCAGAGGTTCTGCCACATCCTCTTGCTCACTTCGGCGTGAAGCTTGCTAACCCCGTTCACATAGCTCGAAGTCCTGATGGCGAGGAGCGTCATGTTGAGCTGGTCGCCCTCCCTGCCGAGCTCCAGGAGTTCTTCCCTTCCCTCGAGGAACTTGGCGAGCCTCTTCTTGACCTCCTCAATCGGGAACCTGTCGTGGCCCGCTGGGACAGGCGTGTGGGTGGTGAAGATAGTTGTCCCCCTTACGACGCTCAGTGCCTCCGTGAAAGTGAGGCCTTCCTCCATGAGCCATGCTATCCTCTGAAGGTTGGCGAAGGCCGGGTGACCCTCGTTGAGGTGAATAACACCGGGCTCTATTCCAAGAGCCTTGAGGAGCCTCATTCCGCCGATGCCGAGGAGTATCTCCTGCTTTATGCGCTTGTCTATCTCGGCGTTGTAGAGGTAGTCGCATATAGTCCTGTCTTCGGGGCTGTTCTCCGGAACGTCGGTATCGAGGAGGTAAATCTTAACCCTTCCGACCTGAACCTCGAAGGCCCTCGCGTAGACAATCCTGTCCTCTATCGGGATTTCGATGAGGAGCCTCTCGCCGTTGCTGTCCAGTATGGGCTTAATCGGCATCTCCTCTGGCTTGTATTCGGGGAAAATTTCAATCTGGTTGCCTTTCTCGTCGATCTCCTGACGGAAGTAGCCGTGCTTGTAGAGGAGGCCGATGGCTATGAACGGAAGGCCAAGGTCGCTCGCGGTCTTGACGTGGTCGCCGGCGAGGATTCCCAGGCCGCCAGAATAAATCGGTAGGCTCTTGCTTATGCCGTACTCCATACAGAGATAGACTATGGGCTTGTCCCACTTGGGGTAGTTCGTCGAGAACCAGGTGGAGCGCGGGTTCATGTAGGCGTGGAACTGGTCCATGACGAGTTCGTAGAGGTTCATGAAGTCATCGTCCTTTATGAGCTCCTTGAAGCGTTTTTCGGGCGTGTCAAGAAGGAGCTTAACGGGGTTCTTGTATTCCCTCCAGTGCTCCGGGTCTATGTGCTCCCAGAGCTTGGAGGCCCTCCTGTTCCAGCTCCACCAGTAGTTGTAGGCTAGGTCAGCGAGCCCTCCTAACGGATATGGGAGCTTTTTCCTTATTGAATCCTGGGTGCAGGTGTCTATCTTGGCCATAGCAACCACCATGTATCATCTCTGGTGATACCTACTTGGTCTCTGCATTTAAAACCCTGTCGTTCGGCGTTTGACGAAGATAGTGGAAAGAAAAGTTGGGGGAAAACTCACTTCTCCAGGACAAACGGGCTTATGTAATCGCCGTACTTCTCCCTGGCCTCAAGAAGGCGCTTCCTTTCCTCCTCAAGAACCTGGAAGAGCTCCTCCGGGACTTCCTTGACCTGCTCGCGGTAGATCTTCTCGATGCGCTCAATCTTCGCGAGCAGTTCGGGCACACGTATGGTGAACTGCTTCTCGTAGTCCTCCCTGCTGTAGTCCTTGTTAAGAACCTGCTTGAAGAGCCTCTTCAGGTCTTCGTACTTCGGGATGTAGCCTATCGGCGTCTCTATCGCATCAACGTCGCCGTGGACTCTGAGCTCCATCCACTTGAGCCAGACGGCCTTGTCGAGCTTGTGGTTCAGCCAGTTGCCGTTCTCATCGCGGAGGAAGTAGTTCACGGCGAATATCTTCGGGGTCTTTCTAAGCCTCTTCTCGAAGTCGAGGTAGTTCCTGAGGTAGTCACCGAGCGGGACGCTCATGAAGTCTAGTATGGCCATCGGGTTGAAGGCCCTCACTCCCTCCTTGCCGAGGGTGGCAGCGGTCGTCTCGCTCTCAAGGGCGGCGCCCATCGTTATTACTCCATGCTTCCAGTCGAAAGCTTCCCTGACCGGCGGCCAGGTGTCTTTATCACGACCACCGAAAATCATCCCGCCGACCTCAACGCCGCACGGGGCGTCAAGGGCTTCTAAATCCACGTTCGGGAAGTGCTCTAGGCTGACGGTAAAGCGGGCGTTCTTGTGGCTCGGCGGTATCTCGTTTCCTTCTTTGTCTCTCTTGCCCCTCCACCACTTTCCGCTGTGGTTCTCACCCTCATCGGGTATCGGGACGCCCATCTCGTTCCAGTAGGGCTTTCCGTCCTTGACGAGGACGTTTGAGAAGATTATCTCGACCGGCGAGTGAAGAACCTGCCAGATTATCGGGTCGTCCTCTGGGTTGACGCCCTGAATTATGCCGAAGACCCCCTTCTCGACGTTCGCCCCTCTAGCAACGCCGTTGAGGGGCATTATGAAGGTCAGGTCATCGCCGACGATGTTCTCCCATGGAATCATGGCGGTAGAGGTCTTGCCACACATGCTCGGGTAGGCACCGGTGAAGTAGGTCTTCCTGCCGTTTGGACCGTTGACGCGCATCAGGAACATGTGCTCGCTGAGCCAGCCCTCTCTGACTGCCTTCTGGATTGTGAGCCTGAAGGCGAGCTTCTTCAGACCGATGGTGTTGCCGCCGTACTGGGTGTTGACGGAGTAAACGGTGTCGTCAACGAGGTCTATGTAAATCCTCCTCTCCTCGAGGTTCTTGCTGGTCTTCCTCTCGTCGAGCTCCCCTGCGCTGTGGACGAAGCGGAAGAACTTTGCATCTCTTCCAAGGCGCTTGAACTCCTCGTAGCCCTTCCTGTAAAGGATGAACTCCGAGTGGGCCACGTAGGCCGAATCGGTGAGCTGGACGGCGGGAATCGTGAAGACCGAGTTCTTGGGTCCGAGGACGAAGAAGCATATAAAGAGCTCCTTTCCGCGCATGATTCCCTTCATGAGCTCTTTAATCTCCTTCAGGCCTTCGTCGCGGTCCTTGGTGTTGAGGAAGGGGATTTTCTTTCCGCCGGGCACGAGGAGCTTGGTGTTTGCCTTGTCCCTCGCCTGGTCGTAGTAGCTGTCGTAGTGGACGGTGTGGTTCGGCGTTTCGAGCATCTTCTCCTCTCCGTAGTAGAGGGCCTTCCATTTGACATAGGCCTCGTCTTCCGGACTGTCCGTGCAGACGAAGACTTTATCCGGTTCGAGCCACTCAATCCATTCCGCCAAAAAAGCGTGGAGCTCCGGGTTGTCTATTGCCTTGATTTTCTCAAACTGTTCTTTAGGGAGGAGTTCCTTAAGCTTTTCAAGAGCCTCCATTTTTACCGCCTCCTGTTTCTGTTGGCCAGTGTATTAAAATAGTTTGCCAGTGGATTTAAGTACTCCGAAGAATATTTAAGGACATCAGCAGACAGATTTTTGTTGGGCTGTGCCGGGGAAACTTTGAAAAACGATAACACTTACGGTGATATGGGAGGTGGTACCGTGGAACTCTACCATTCCGAGAAGTTCAACCCCGAGGAGCTGGCTCTTCTAGGGAGGGCCATAGGAACAGTCGCCCATGGAACGACAATAGTTGGAAGGGACGGCAGGGCAATCTCGCGCTACGGAAAGAGGGCTATGGTCGTTGGCATCCTCAGTACAGGTTCTACGATAATGGACGTCCGCCTTATCCCCCTCATAGCGCTTAAGGACTTTGCCCACAGGAAGGGTCTCCCGCTCGTGTACGTCTACTACCACGGCGGCGTTCGCGTTTACGTCAGCGGGCTCGACGTGGACGAGATAAAGGCGATCCTTGAGAGCAGGAGCTTCATCGAGGCGCACCCGAATGACATAGGTGCGACGGTATACTACCCCAACGCCCTCGACGACTTTATGAACGACCTCTTCAAGCACTATAACTTCAAGATTGGCGGCAAGGCCCTCGTGGACGCGATGAACACCCCCGCGGTTCTGTTCTTCCCCAGGCTGAGCGAGCACTTTGGCTTTGAGGTCGAGCTCATGAACGACATGATGACGAGC encodes the following:
- the malP gene encoding maltodextrin phosphorylase, whose product is MAKIDTCTQDSIRKKLPYPLGGLADLAYNYWWSWNRRASKLWEHIDPEHWREYKNPVKLLLDTPEKRFKELIKDDDFMNLYELVMDQFHAYMNPRSTWFSTNYPKWDKPIVYLCMEYGISKSLPIYSGGLGILAGDHVKTASDLGLPFIAIGLLYKHGYFRQEIDEKGNQIEIFPEYKPEEMPIKPILDSNGERLLIEIPIEDRIVYARAFEVQVGRVKIYLLDTDVPENSPEDRTICDYLYNAEIDKRIKQEILLGIGGMRLLKALGIEPGVIHLNEGHPAFANLQRIAWLMEEGLTFTEALSVVRGTTIFTTHTPVPAGHDRFPIEEVKKRLAKFLEGREELLELGREGDQLNMTLLAIRTSSYVNGVSKLHAEVSKRMWQNLWPGVPLDEIPIEGITNGVHTMTWVHNEMRKLFDRYIGKVWREHTNLEGIWYAVERIPDEELWEAHLEAKRQFIELLRRKAMERNKRLGIDDPIPDIDENALIIGFARRFATYKRATLILSDLERLKKILNNPERPVYIVFGGKAHPRDEGGKEFLRRVYEVSKMPEFRGKIFIMENYDMGSARLMVAGVDVWLNNPRRPMEASGTSGMKAGLNGVLNVSIYDGWWVEGYNGKNGWVIGEESTEPESEEDDPKDAQALYDLLEQEVIPTYYNNRERWIYMMKESIKSIAPRFSTHRMVKEYMDKFYSKAMSNYIWLTRDNYRGAKEIAAWKDRVTASWPKVDFVDVKVLDDNSGLEVTVDLDGLKPEDVRVELYYGVRADGNTVERPNIVELRHPEKLEDGKWLYAYHGSALKHLGDPCWHYAVRVHPHHEKLPHRFLLGLVKWVGLD
- a CDS encoding phosphohexomutase domain-containing protein, with the protein product MELYHSEKFNPEELALLGRAIGTVAHGTTIVGRDGRAISRYGKRAMVVGILSTGSTIMDVRLIPLIALKDFAHRKGLPLVYVYYHGGVRVYVSGLDVDEIKAILESRSFIEAHPNDIGATVYYPNALDDFMNDLFKHYNFKIGGKALVDAMNTPAVLFFPRLSEHFGFEVELMNDMMTSYLPPKPKEVFLHKFNKGDYDFGMRFRPDGVVELYTGGEEKEFGSMWSLVDYLKKTFA
- a CDS encoding phosphoenolpyruvate carboxykinase (GTP); protein product: MEALEKLKELLPKEQFEKIKAIDNPELHAFLAEWIEWLEPDKVFVCTDSPEDEAYVKWKALYYGEEKMLETPNHTVHYDSYYDQARDKANTKLLVPGGKKIPFLNTKDRDEGLKEIKELMKGIMRGKELFICFFVLGPKNSVFTIPAVQLTDSAYVAHSEFILYRKGYEEFKRLGRDAKFFRFVHSAGELDERKTSKNLEERRIYIDLVDDTVYSVNTQYGGNTIGLKKLAFRLTIQKAVREGWLSEHMFLMRVNGPNGRKTYFTGAYPSMCGKTSTAMIPWENIVGDDLTFIMPLNGVARGANVEKGVFGIIQGVNPEDDPIIWQVLHSPVEIIFSNVLVKDGKPYWNEMGVPIPDEGENHSGKWWRGKRDKEGNEIPPSHKNARFTVSLEHFPNVDLEALDAPCGVEVGGMIFGGRDKDTWPPVREAFDWKHGVITMGAALESETTAATLGKEGVRAFNPMAILDFMSVPLGDYLRNYLDFEKRLRKTPKIFAVNYFLRDENGNWLNHKLDKAVWLKWMELRVHGDVDAIETPIGYIPKYEDLKRLFKQVLNKDYSREDYEKQFTIRVPELLAKIERIEKIYREQVKEVPEELFQVLEEERKRLLEAREKYGDYISPFVLEK